A region of Planktomarina temperata RCA23 DNA encodes the following proteins:
- a CDS encoding MBL fold metallo-hydrolase codes for MTRRVTILGCGSSGGVPRLGGNWGACDPNNPKNRRQRCSILVEQSGPEGTTRVLIDSSPDLRTQLLTAQVGTLDAVVYTHAHADHVHGLDDLRMIVINMRRRLPVWADGPTRSDLLSRFSYAFETPEGSSYPPILEMNNISGPFTITGAGGALDFTPFEVAHGTITALGFRIGDMVYLPDVSDIPENAWSHLQGLDLWIVDALRYDPHPSHTHLEKTLQWIAHAQPKRAILTNMHVDLDYATLQTELPDGVVPAFDMMTEVL; via the coding sequence ATGACGCGCCGGGTCACTATATTGGGCTGCGGTTCCTCCGGCGGCGTGCCGCGTTTGGGGGGCAATTGGGGGGCTTGTGATCCAAACAATCCCAAAAATCGCCGGCAACGCTGCTCCATATTGGTTGAGCAATCCGGACCAGAAGGCACAACGCGCGTTCTGATCGACAGCTCGCCCGATTTGCGGACGCAATTGTTAACCGCGCAGGTGGGCACATTGGACGCCGTGGTTTACACCCATGCCCATGCAGATCACGTGCACGGGCTGGACGATCTGCGGATGATCGTCATCAACATGCGCCGCCGCCTGCCGGTTTGGGCGGATGGGCCGACCCGATCCGATCTCTTGTCGCGGTTCTCTTATGCCTTTGAAACGCCCGAAGGCTCAAGCTATCCGCCCATCTTGGAAATGAATAACATAAGCGGGCCCTTCACCATCACCGGTGCCGGTGGCGCGCTAGACTTCACCCCCTTTGAAGTGGCCCATGGCACGATCACAGCTTTGGGATTTCGCATCGGCGATATGGTGTATTTGCCCGATGTCTCCGACATCCCCGAAAATGCCTGGTCACATTTGCAAGGTCTCGACCTTTGGATTGTCGATGCGCTGCGCTATGATCCCCACCCCTCTCACACCCATTTGGAAAAAACCCTGCAGTGGATTGCGCATGCGCAGCCAAAACGCGCGATATTAACCAACATGCATGTGGATTTAGACTACGCGACATTGCAAACCGAATTGCCCGATGGCGTGGTGCCGGCCTTCGATATGATGACAGAAGTCCTCTGA
- a CDS encoding serine hydrolase, with amino-acid sequence MPIRSGPILILAFFCTWISGAALAFETKAQAAYVLDHESGTVLLAKQADVALPPASMSKLMTLFLAFEALRDGRLRWDERLPVSTHAMSYGGSTMFLDTTDRVTVEDLIRGIIVLSGNDACVVIAEALSLDGTEAGFAAMMTDRAKDLGMENSVFDNSNGWPDINHRMSMKDLAILAQHLITEFPEQYTMFSETEFGFDGRAPSNTRNRNPLLTLGIGADGLKTGHTAEAGYGLVGSAQQGERRVIFVLTGLQSQQERAEEAERIVTWAFRQFTSKTLSQPGEALAQAAVWMGSSRNVGLSLDGAPKILIPVTGGQEITSKVVYDGPLQAPIAKGDQVAELVISVPGLPETRLPLVAAQSVTRGGFLPRLRTAALVLLRKVNGGLSGT; translated from the coding sequence ATGCCCATACGTTCCGGACCAATCTTGATTTTGGCCTTTTTTTGCACCTGGATCAGTGGGGCGGCCTTGGCGTTTGAAACCAAAGCGCAAGCGGCCTATGTGCTGGATCATGAGAGCGGCACCGTACTGCTGGCCAAGCAGGCGGACGTGGCCCTTCCTCCCGCCTCAATGTCAAAATTGATGACTCTCTTTTTAGCCTTCGAAGCGCTCCGTGATGGACGCCTGCGTTGGGATGAGCGTTTGCCGGTCTCCACCCATGCCATGAGCTATGGCGGATCCACCATGTTTTTGGACACGACCGATCGGGTCACCGTCGAGGATCTCATTCGCGGCATTATCGTATTATCGGGCAATGATGCCTGCGTTGTCATTGCCGAAGCCCTGTCTTTGGATGGCACCGAAGCGGGCTTTGCCGCAATGATGACCGATCGCGCCAAGGATCTCGGAATGGAAAATTCAGTCTTTGACAATTCCAACGGCTGGCCCGACATCAACCACCGAATGTCGATGAAGGATCTGGCCATTCTGGCGCAGCATTTGATCACCGAATTTCCCGAGCAATATACGATGTTCTCAGAAACGGAATTTGGATTCGATGGCCGCGCGCCCAGCAACACGCGCAACCGCAATCCTTTGTTGACTCTGGGCATCGGCGCAGATGGGCTAAAGACCGGGCACACGGCGGAGGCCGGTTATGGTTTGGTTGGATCGGCGCAACAGGGCGAGCGGCGAGTCATTTTCGTTTTAACCGGTTTGCAAAGCCAGCAGGAGCGGGCCGAAGAGGCCGAGCGCATCGTCACCTGGGCCTTTCGGCAGTTCACCTCAAAAACCCTAAGCCAGCCGGGCGAGGCTTTGGCCCAAGCGGCAGTTTGGATGGGCAGCAGCCGGAACGTCGGCCTATCGCTTGATGGGGCACCGAAGATCCTGATCCCTGTCACGGGCGGGCAGGAAATCACCTCGAAAGTTGTTTATGACGGGCCGCTACAGGCCCCTATTGCCAAGGGGGATCAGGTCGCCGAACTTGTCATTTCTGTGCCAGGCCTGCCCGAGACCCGCCTGCCACTGGTCGCAGCACAGAGCGTCACGCGTGGCGGGTTTTTACCGCGCTTGCGCACAGCGGCACTCGTGCTATTGCGTAAAGTAAATGGGGGCCTGTCCGGCACATAG
- a CDS encoding DUF6538 domain-containing protein: MLTKSIPHTFIRNGYYYFSRRVPVDLQGHYSYHRIVQGLRTTSPQKAKVQASITAAKLEAYWSQMRLAKSDVIGLSLVRDSSSSGQEVASNQPQTNCPSLLDALEVYLLHKGKGRPKTFRVAAERSCNYLIGLSGNKPLSHYTRQDALQFRDWLVARGLTGSSITRNFSYLKAVINFALSEYALDIRNPFVGVYHDRSAGVLVRKPIPIEAIRNVQSECHAIDDDMRWLIALISDTGMRLAEGAGLLKEDLVGLDTDLPCVRVTKHPWRNLKTSSSERHIPLIGEALWAAKRIVEADNGSDFAFPRYNMTSPTAANSASAALNKWLKQYVPAGCTMHSFRHSMRDRLRAVQCPADMTDQIGGWMTDGVGQGYGSGYPLSVLREWLEKAK, encoded by the coding sequence TTGCTGACCAAATCTATCCCCCATACTTTCATCCGTAACGGCTATTATTACTTCTCCAGGCGTGTTCCTGTCGACCTGCAAGGCCATTATTCTTACCATCGTATTGTCCAAGGGCTTCGTACGACATCCCCTCAGAAAGCTAAGGTGCAAGCCAGTATTACGGCTGCCAAGCTAGAGGCGTACTGGAGCCAGATGCGATTGGCTAAGTCTGATGTGATTGGTTTGTCGTTGGTTAGGGACTCTTCGAGCAGCGGCCAAGAAGTAGCCTCGAACCAGCCTCAAACTAACTGTCCGTCCCTCTTAGATGCCTTGGAAGTATATCTTTTGCATAAGGGCAAAGGTCGACCTAAGACCTTCCGTGTAGCTGCTGAGCGGTCGTGTAACTATTTGATTGGTCTTAGTGGGAATAAGCCATTGTCGCATTATACCCGCCAAGATGCTCTGCAGTTTAGGGATTGGCTTGTTGCTCGTGGACTTACAGGCTCCAGCATCACCCGCAATTTTTCGTATCTGAAGGCTGTCATAAACTTTGCTCTGTCTGAGTATGCCTTGGATATTCGTAATCCTTTTGTTGGAGTCTATCACGATCGCAGTGCTGGGGTTTTAGTTCGTAAGCCAATACCTATTGAGGCTATTAGAAACGTACAATCTGAGTGTCATGCAATCGATGATGATATGAGATGGCTGATAGCTTTGATCTCTGACACGGGAATGCGTTTGGCTGAAGGGGCAGGGCTGCTTAAGGAGGATTTGGTAGGGCTTGATACGGATCTGCCATGTGTCCGTGTAACCAAACATCCTTGGCGTAACCTGAAGACATCAAGCAGTGAACGACACATTCCACTTATTGGTGAAGCACTTTGGGCTGCCAAACGCATCGTAGAGGCAGACAATGGATCAGACTTTGCTTTCCCAAGGTACAATATGACATCACCCACAGCAGCTAACTCTGCCAGTGCTGCTTTAAACAAATGGCTTAAACAGTATGTCCCAGCAGGATGCACGATGCACAGCTTTAGACACTCTATGCGAGACAGGTTGAGAGCGGTTCAATGCCCTGCTGATATGACAGACCAAATAGGTGGATGGATGACTGATGGTGTTGGGCAGGGGTATGGCTCAGGCTATCCACTGAGTGTGCTTCGGGAATGGTTAGAGAAGGCCAAATAG
- the tmk gene encoding dTMP kinase: protein MTDAKFLSFEGIDGCGKSTQAKRLAAHLTTAGQEVVLTREPGGSPGAEAIRQLLLTGATDKWSAETELLLFTAARRDHLERTITPALSAGKMVICDRFADSTRVYQGATRGDLRGKVDQLHSAMIGREPDLTLIIDVDPEIALTRGLARNSGEDRFEDFGLPFQQHLRAGFLALAAQYPQRCRIIDGNRSPEAIFTDVLALATS, encoded by the coding sequence ATGACTGACGCAAAATTTTTATCCTTTGAGGGCATAGACGGCTGTGGGAAATCCACCCAAGCCAAGCGTCTGGCTGCCCATCTCACCACTGCGGGCCAAGAGGTTGTGCTCACCCGTGAACCGGGGGGCAGCCCGGGGGCGGAAGCCATACGCCAGCTCTTGTTGACCGGTGCCACCGACAAATGGAGTGCTGAGACAGAGCTTCTATTGTTCACCGCTGCAAGGCGCGATCACCTTGAGCGCACCATCACCCCAGCCCTATCCGCGGGCAAGATGGTCATCTGTGATCGCTTTGCCGACAGCACCCGTGTCTATCAGGGCGCAACCCGCGGCGATCTGCGCGGCAAGGTCGATCAACTGCACAGCGCGATGATTGGCCGTGAGCCAGATCTGACACTCATCATTGATGTCGACCCTGAAATTGCCCTCACCCGCGGATTGGCGCGCAACTCAGGCGAGGATCGCTTTGAGGATTTCGGACTGCCGTTCCAACAACACCTGCGGGCGGGTTTTCTGGCACTTGCGGCGCAATATCCGCAACGGTGTCGCATTATAGATGGAAATCGCAGCCCGGAGGCGATTTTCACTGATGTATTGGCACTGGCGACGTCATGA
- a CDS encoding AEC family transporter, giving the protein MSILLQVILPVFFVVGFGYLAVWRKWFSDEGVGALMAFTQNFAIPCLLFRAISTLDLGQTFQPGLLGSFYIGAIAGFGLGLFGARILFKRSWEDSVAIGFCCLFSNTVLLGLPITERAYGTDALTANFAIIAVHAPIGYALGITVMELVRGRGLSGMALLRKIIKSVFKNALVIALSLGFAINLSGFTLPEIVTDGVDLLARGALPAALFGLGGVLVRYRPEGDIRVILYICAISLVVHPALVWITGSYVDLSTSDFRSAVLTAAMAPGVNAYIFAQMYGRAQRVAASAVLISTGLTIFTASLWLYALG; this is encoded by the coding sequence ATGAGCATCCTGCTCCAAGTGATCCTGCCGGTGTTTTTCGTTGTTGGCTTTGGATATCTGGCCGTCTGGCGCAAGTGGTTCTCCGACGAAGGGGTTGGGGCTCTGATGGCCTTTACCCAAAATTTTGCCATCCCTTGCCTGCTGTTTCGCGCCATTTCAACTTTGGACCTGGGGCAAACCTTCCAGCCGGGGCTTCTCGGCAGTTTTTACATTGGCGCGATAGCCGGATTTGGCTTGGGCCTGTTTGGCGCGCGCATCTTGTTTAAACGCAGTTGGGAAGACAGTGTCGCCATTGGCTTTTGCTGTCTGTTCTCAAACACAGTGCTCTTGGGTCTGCCCATCACAGAGCGTGCCTATGGGACGGACGCCCTGACGGCCAATTTTGCCATCATCGCGGTCCATGCACCGATCGGCTATGCGCTCGGCATAACAGTGATGGAGCTGGTGCGCGGACGCGGCCTGAGCGGCATGGCGCTTCTGCGTAAGATAATAAAATCAGTATTTAAAAATGCGTTGGTGATTGCCTTAAGCCTTGGGTTTGCGATCAACTTATCAGGCTTTACTTTACCAGAAATCGTCACCGATGGCGTTGATCTTTTGGCCCGAGGGGCTTTGCCGGCGGCCCTGTTTGGCTTGGGCGGTGTTTTGGTGCGCTACCGGCCAGAGGGCGATATCCGAGTGATCTTATATATCTGCGCGATTTCGCTTGTGGTTCATCCTGCCTTGGTTTGGATCACGGGAAGCTATGTCGATCTCTCCACCAGTGATTTTCGCAGTGCGGTGCTGACAGCGGCCATGGCGCCGGGGGTCAATGCCTATATTTTCGCGCAAATGTACGGGCGCGCGCAGCGGGTCGCAGCTTCCGCCGTCTTGATCAGCACCGGTCTCACAATTTTCACCGCAAGCCTCTGGCTCTACGCGCTGGGGTAG
- a CDS encoding TatD family hydrolase translates to MIEAPKLTDSHCHLDFPDFEGELDQIIARAAEAGVHRMVTICTRLRQEPQVRAIAETHAPVFYAAGTHPMNADKEPLAKVEELLALATHPKFIAIGETGLDYHYTAESAEIQKQSLRVHIEAAQKSNLPLIIHARAADEDMAEILSSEYRNAPFNCVMHCFSSSPELGRAALDLGFYLSMSGIATFPKSQEVRDIFASAPLDRILVETDAPYLAPPPFRGKRNEPAYTAFTAQVGADVFGLSLSEFAAQTEANFERLFWKAA, encoded by the coding sequence GTGATCGAGGCGCCAAAACTGACCGACAGCCATTGCCATCTTGATTTTCCAGATTTTGAGGGCGAGCTGGACCAGATCATCGCACGGGCGGCCGAGGCCGGCGTGCACCGTATGGTAACCATTTGCACACGCCTGCGCCAAGAGCCCCAAGTGCGCGCCATTGCTGAAACTCATGCGCCGGTCTTCTATGCGGCCGGCACCCACCCGATGAATGCCGACAAAGAGCCATTGGCAAAGGTCGAAGAGTTGCTCGCTCTGGCGACGCATCCGAAGTTTATCGCCATCGGCGAAACCGGGTTGGATTACCACTACACCGCCGAGAGTGCCGAAATCCAAAAGCAATCCCTGCGCGTTCATATTGAGGCCGCTCAAAAAAGTAACCTGCCTCTGATTATCCATGCGCGCGCCGCTGATGAGGATATGGCTGAAATTTTGAGCTCCGAATATCGCAACGCACCCTTTAACTGCGTCATGCATTGTTTCAGCTCATCACCCGAGCTTGGGCGCGCGGCTTTGGATTTGGGGTTTTATCTGTCCATGTCCGGCATCGCCACATTCCCGAAATCACAAGAGGTGCGCGACATCTTCGCATCGGCGCCTTTGGACAGGATTTTGGTGGAAACCGACGCCCCCTATCTCGCCCCGCCGCCCTTTCGCGGCAAGCGCAATGAGCCGGCCTATACCGCCTTTACCGCGCAGGTTGGTGCGGATGTCTTTGGTCTCTCTTTGTCGGAATTTGCCGCCCAAACAGAGGCCAATTTCGAGCGCCTCTTTTGGAAAGCTGCATGA
- a CDS encoding NAD(P)/FAD-dependent oxidoreductase — translation MTAAAKVVIVGSGIIGASTALACQDLGAEVIVVDQGPLGGVASANSFGWINASFAETQAYFDLRNAALESFRTLGQRLELQAHVSWPGTLWWEDAGQDFEAQFASLTARGYGARRLDHDEIAALEPNLRACPAHALFTPMEGAAQAQSVAQSLLAHVARRGGQLCPEREVTAVRSSPGAGHIVQTNAGDLPCDFVILATGAAACRGLAGVEWALPMANKRGMILQTRPVQTRIHHILMTPDVHFRQNPDGSLVAGEIFSGDLDPSEDASALADTVIARICQKLRGQPDVQLAEVKLGERPVPLDGLPVVGSVPGAPGVFLAVMHSGVTLGPLIGQLLAQEILQGSPSPLLSSFRASRFAQA, via the coding sequence ATGACGGCAGCTGCAAAAGTTGTGATCGTGGGATCTGGAATCATCGGCGCCAGCACGGCTTTGGCCTGCCAAGATCTCGGTGCTGAGGTCATTGTTGTGGACCAGGGGCCTTTGGGCGGCGTGGCCAGTGCCAATTCTTTTGGCTGGATCAATGCCAGTTTTGCCGAAACCCAAGCCTATTTCGATCTGCGCAACGCGGCCTTAGAGAGCTTCCGAACCCTGGGGCAGAGGTTAGAATTACAGGCCCATGTCAGCTGGCCAGGCACGCTGTGGTGGGAAGATGCGGGGCAAGATTTTGAGGCGCAATTTGCCAGTCTGACCGCGCGGGGCTATGGGGCCCGGCGACTTGATCACGATGAGATCGCGGCGCTTGAGCCCAATCTGCGCGCGTGTCCAGCCCATGCGCTGTTCACGCCCATGGAAGGGGCCGCACAGGCTCAATCTGTGGCGCAGTCCCTTCTGGCGCATGTGGCGCGGCGGGGTGGGCAGCTTTGCCCCGAACGGGAAGTGACGGCGGTGCGATCCAGTCCCGGTGCCGGCCATATTGTTCAAACCAATGCCGGCGATTTGCCCTGTGATTTTGTGATTTTGGCCACGGGCGCTGCGGCCTGCCGCGGTCTGGCGGGTGTCGAATGGGCTTTGCCCATGGCCAATAAACGCGGCATGATTTTGCAAACCCGGCCGGTGCAGACGCGCATTCATCATATTCTTATGACGCCTGATGTGCATTTTAGACAAAATCCCGATGGCAGTCTTGTGGCAGGAGAAATATTCAGCGGTGACTTGGATCCATCTGAGGATGCGTCCGCACTTGCGGACACTGTGATCGCGCGAATTTGCCAAAAATTGCGTGGGCAGCCGGATGTGCAGCTGGCAGAAGTGAAGCTGGGGGAGCGCCCCGTGCCCTTGGATGGCCTGCCTGTTGTGGGCTCGGTCCCCGGCGCCCCGGGGGTTTTTCTGGCTGTTATGCACAGCGGCGTGACCCTTGGTCCTTTGATAGGTCAGTTGCTGGCGCAGGAAATATTGCAAGGCAGCCCGAGCCCCTTGCTGTCGAGTTTTCGCGCCTCGAGATTTGCCCAAGCTTGA
- a CDS encoding DNA polymerase III subunit delta', with translation MSDLPQADRIAGLPHPCETELLFGHDAACAQVLEAFNGDRMHHAWMLTGPKGIGKASFAYHIARFLLTAEPAGDSLFGASPPATSLFVPADLPVARRIRAGSEPGLCVLRRPVDEKTGKLKTVIPVDTVRELRRFFSLSAGGNGRRVVIVDCIDEMNANAANALLKVLEEPPQDAVLLLVTHQPSRILPTIRSRCRTLACAPLSPEDLQRAFAQALPEQAFDPGLTALAAGSVGQAAELSLTHGTDTYGAIVSLCHGLPQLDRNALLKLANSTGRATDGKLEQLLDLLDLFLARLARAGVSAPGQEAARGEAEVFARLCPGPAAARIWADAQLELGQRARQGKTANLDPSSLILDMGLKIEETASKILREKGLS, from the coding sequence ATGAGTGATCTGCCACAAGCCGATCGCATTGCCGGCCTGCCTCACCCCTGTGAAACCGAACTTTTATTCGGCCATGATGCCGCTTGCGCACAGGTCTTGGAGGCCTTCAACGGTGACCGGATGCATCATGCTTGGATGCTGACCGGCCCCAAAGGGATTGGCAAAGCCAGCTTTGCCTATCATATCGCACGTTTTTTGCTTACCGCCGAGCCCGCCGGAGACAGCCTCTTTGGCGCGTCGCCACCAGCGACAAGCCTATTCGTGCCCGCAGATCTTCCGGTGGCGCGCCGTATCCGGGCGGGATCGGAGCCAGGCCTATGTGTCTTGCGCCGGCCCGTGGATGAAAAAACCGGCAAGCTGAAGACCGTGATCCCCGTCGATACCGTGCGCGAATTGCGGCGGTTCTTCAGCCTCTCGGCCGGGGGCAATGGTCGGCGGGTTGTGATTGTCGACTGCATTGATGAGATGAATGCCAATGCGGCCAATGCGTTGCTCAAAGTTCTGGAAGAGCCGCCGCAAGATGCGGTTTTGTTGCTGGTGACACATCAACCAAGCCGGATTTTGCCCACCATTCGTTCGCGCTGCCGCACCCTGGCCTGCGCGCCTCTGTCGCCAGAGGATTTGCAGCGCGCCTTTGCGCAAGCCTTGCCAGAACAGGCGTTTGATCCGGGCCTAACTGCCCTGGCGGCAGGCTCTGTGGGACAGGCTGCAGAGCTGTCACTCACCCATGGCACTGACACCTATGGCGCGATTGTGAGCCTCTGCCACGGCTTGCCGCAGCTCGATCGCAACGCTCTGCTGAAATTAGCCAATTCTACAGGCCGCGCCACTGATGGAAAACTGGAACAACTTCTCGATCTGCTGGATCTATTCCTTGCCCGGCTGGCCCGCGCTGGGGTAAGCGCGCCCGGTCAAGAAGCGGCGCGCGGTGAGGCGGAGGTCTTCGCGCGTCTCTGCCCCGGACCCGCGGCCGCCCGAATTTGGGCAGATGCCCAGCTTGAGCTCGGCCAAAGAGCCAGGCAAGGCAAAACAGCGAACCTTGACCCCAGTTCGCTGATCTTAGATATGGGATTAAAGATAGAGGAAACCGCGTCTAAAATTTTGCGCGAGAAAGGTCTTTCGTGA
- the uvrB gene encoding excinuclease ABC subunit UvrB encodes MHNNSPEQMPVLQNPAPNVRDREKMEGGKAFRLETEFTAAGDQPTAIKELVEGITAGEANQVLLGATGTGKTFTMARIIQDTQSPAIILAPNKTLAAQLYGEFKGFFPDNAVEYFVSYYDYYQPEAYVARSDTYIEKESQINEQIDRMRHSATRALLERDDVIIVASVSCIYGIGSVETYGAMTQDLHSGNCYDQRQVIADLIAQQYRRNDQAFQRGTFRVRGDSLEVWPAHLDDRAWRLSFFGEELETIVEFDPLTGARTDTFERVRIYANSHYVTPRPTMQQAVIGIKKELRMRLDQLVSEGKLLEAQRLEQRTNFDLEMLEATGVCSGIENYSRYLTGRAPGEPPPTLFEFIPDNAIVFADESHVSVPQIGAMYKGDYRRKFTLAEHGFRLPSCMDNRPLKFEEWDAMRPQSVFVSATPSKWELDQAGGVFTEQVIRPTGLLDPPVEIRPVETQVDDLLDEIRKVTAMGQRVLATTLTKRMAEDLTEYLHEQGIRVRYMHSDIDTIERIEILRDLRLGAFDVLLGINLLREGLDIPECGLVAILDADKEGFLRSETSLVQTIGRAARNADGRVIMYADRMTGSMERAIGETNRRREKQHAYNVAHGITPLTVKKNVEDVLAGLYKGDTDMARVTAKIDPTLQGGNIQTVLEGLRLDMRKAAENLEFEEAARLRDEVKRLETVELTISDDPLARQYAVEKAVEDAHNASGRSKGGRAGQRGGARRRK; translated from the coding sequence ATGCACAATAATTCGCCCGAACAAATGCCCGTCTTGCAAAACCCCGCTCCGAATGTGCGCGACCGGGAAAAGATGGAAGGGGGCAAGGCCTTTCGACTTGAAACCGAGTTCACCGCCGCAGGCGACCAACCCACCGCCATCAAAGAGCTGGTGGAGGGGATCACCGCGGGAGAGGCCAATCAAGTTTTGCTCGGGGCCACGGGCACGGGCAAGACCTTCACCATGGCGCGGATCATACAAGACACCCAGAGCCCGGCGATTATTCTTGCGCCAAACAAAACCCTCGCGGCCCAGCTTTATGGCGAATTCAAAGGGTTTTTCCCCGATAATGCCGTGGAATATTTCGTCAGCTATTACGACTATTACCAACCAGAAGCCTATGTGGCCCGCTCGGACACCTATATTGAGAAGGAAAGCCAGATCAACGAGCAGATTGACCGGATGCGTCACTCGGCAACCCGCGCTTTGCTGGAGCGTGATGACGTCATTATCGTGGCGTCTGTCTCCTGCATCTATGGCATAGGATCAGTTGAAACCTATGGGGCGATGACTCAAGATTTGCACAGCGGCAATTGCTATGACCAGCGCCAAGTCATTGCCGATCTCATCGCCCAACAATATCGCCGCAACGACCAAGCCTTCCAACGCGGCACTTTTCGGGTGCGTGGAGACAGTTTGGAGGTTTGGCCGGCGCATTTGGACGACCGGGCTTGGCGTTTGAGCTTTTTTGGCGAAGAGCTGGAGACCATTGTTGAGTTTGACCCGCTGACAGGGGCGCGCACTGATACGTTTGAACGGGTGCGGATCTATGCCAACAGCCACTATGTGACCCCGCGCCCGACCATGCAGCAGGCTGTGATTGGGATCAAAAAAGAGCTGCGTATGCGGCTTGATCAATTGGTGAGTGAGGGCAAATTGCTCGAAGCGCAACGGCTGGAACAGCGCACAAATTTCGATTTGGAAATGCTTGAAGCGACGGGCGTGTGCAGCGGGATTGAAAATTATTCGCGCTATCTCACGGGCCGCGCGCCGGGTGAACCACCCCCCACACTGTTTGAATTCATACCAGACAATGCGATTGTCTTCGCCGATGAAAGCCATGTCAGCGTGCCGCAGATTGGCGCGATGTATAAGGGCGACTACCGCCGTAAATTCACCCTGGCCGAACACGGGTTCCGATTGCCGTCTTGTATGGACAACCGACCACTCAAATTCGAAGAATGGGATGCGATGCGGCCGCAGTCTGTTTTTGTCTCCGCCACCCCATCCAAATGGGAACTGGACCAAGCCGGCGGCGTGTTCACAGAGCAGGTGATCCGCCCCACGGGCCTGCTGGATCCGCCGGTGGAAATTCGCCCCGTGGAAACGCAGGTTGATGATCTTCTGGATGAAATTCGCAAAGTCACCGCCATGGGGCAAAGGGTTCTGGCCACAACATTGACCAAACGCATGGCCGAAGATCTCACGGAATATTTGCATGAGCAGGGCATTCGGGTGCGTTACATGCACAGCGATATCGATACGATTGAGCGTATTGAGATTCTGCGCGATTTGCGGTTGGGCGCCTTTGATGTGCTGCTGGGCATCAACCTTCTGCGCGAGGGGCTCGATATCCCTGAGTGCGGTTTGGTTGCGATCCTTGACGCAGATAAGGAGGGCTTTTTACGGTCCGAAACCTCTTTGGTGCAGACCATTGGCCGGGCCGCGCGCAACGCCGATGGGCGGGTCATCATGTATGCAGATCGCATGACCGGTTCAATGGAACGCGCGATTGGCGAAACCAACCGTCGGCGCGAAAAGCAACATGCCTATAATGTCGCCCATGGAATTACCCCTCTGACGGTTAAAAAGAATGTCGAGGATGTGCTGGCCGGTCTTTACAAAGGCGATACCGATATGGCGCGGGTCACCGCGAAGATTGATCCGACCTTGCAAGGCGGCAATATCCAAACCGTGCTCGAAGGTCTGCGGCTCGATATGCGCAAGGCGGCAGAAAATTTGGAGTTTGAAGAAGCCGCCCGGCTGCGCGACGAGGTCAAACGCCTCGAGACAGTTGAGCTGACGATCTCAGATGATCCCCTGGCCCGGCAATATGCGGTCGAAAAAGCAGTTGAAGACGCCCATAACGCCTCCGGCCGGTCAAAAGGTGGGCGCGCAGGTCAAAGGGGCGGCGCCCGGCGGCGCAAATAG